In Scleropages formosus chromosome 6, fSclFor1.1, whole genome shotgun sequence, the genomic stretch CAGCAGTAGCTAAGAGGACATTTTCTGTCCTTCTGGTCCATTAAAACCCTTGTCAATTAACAGTTATTAAAAGAACAGCATTCTTGTTGAAGGTTCAAGTTTTCAAAATATCAGGATATGGCTTTCAACTTTCAAAACAAGAAATcgattttaattatatataggGCATTGACAGAGTACTATAATTCAGTTTATAAACGATACCCTTATTTTACTGAATCTTGTTATGATGCAACATTGTGCTGCCAGACACTGCAGAGTGAGCAGACAAAGGGAGgatttattaaataaaggaTAAAGTACCTGGTTTTTGATAAGCCAGGACAACTAGAAGTTCTGCTTCAAGCCAGGATTCTGGGGCCGTTTATGCCTGGAACAAAAGTCCCTCCCACTCGTGCTCATCTTGGCATCTCAGTGCTGTCAGCACAGATACCACATCAtaaggtacagtactgtacctgAACAGCCCCCAACCTGAGAGCAAAGTAGGTCTCAGCTTCTGTTCTACTGACTAATAGTGTGGGGTTGTAGTGAGGCGTGACTAGCCCAGAATCCGTGCTCCGTACAGGTGGGTGTGttggtgtctgtctgtctgtgttgtgtgtgatcTGGTGGGCATGCGAGAAGATCTCTGAACTCATGTTTTTGGGTCTTATCACTATCCTGCTTAGGTTCTCTTTCTTTCTAAGCCTCCACCTCAAACCCCATCCCCACCTTATGCCCTCCTGCGTTGAAGTTCTTCCCATCAATCAGTGCAGACAGAGTGAGCTTCACACCTGAACAAGGGATGGGGAGAGAGCAGAAAGTGAGACACTCCTTTCACTAAACaaaattcagaaacatttcagctgctttaGAAACAATGCAATTAATCTGCACAGCTTTCAAAGATGAATTTTAAGTAAGGTGATGTGCAGTGGCtggctgagggggaggggtaAAGTCAACTGGCAGCACCTGATCACAGTCTAACTTCCatggactgtgtgtttgtgccattGAGAGGGAAGAGATCCTGACGTGGGGCCAACACAGCTAtcctccctccccacccccgaTAACACTCATGAGCACATTTGGTTTAAATATGTCAATGTCCTTGTCTTTACTTCGGCAATCACGGTCTCTGGTGTGAAAAGCCCTCATCTGAGTGTTGAAGTGAACCATTTGTCCACCATCCGCTTTTGTCTGAGCCTGCCTCTTCCTGTCTGTTCTTTTTATCTGGTCAACACTTTTTCCACTTACATTATTTCTGGGAAAAGTCAAAACACAGCTCTGTCTGTTTTTACCTCCAGTACCTTTAcaacatatataaaatacaatctAAATTACCATATCTGGACATCAAGAATTTGCATCACTCATCCTAGTGCAAAGGACCCTAACCCCAGTAATCCAGACTTTTTAGCTTTAATTGAACTTACAGAATCAATCATTTTACATGTGGACATTCTAACTCCAGTTTATCAAAATTTGCTTTTACAAGCAAGTAAAATTCCATTCCAttgtctgcaaccgcttgtcccgagtggggtcgcagcacaCCGGAGCCTatacagcaacacagggtgtaaggtcgaaggagggagggggggacaccgaggacgggatgccagtccgtcacaaggcaccccgagcagggctcaaaccccaaacctgccacacagtgggcaccggttGAACCCACTGCAAGTCAAATTTGTTCCCAAAATTTGACGGAACTCCTTACCTATCAGTTGCTAGAAATGCCTTATGTACAAAAATTGAACTCATCAGAACAATTACAGGAGCCTTTTCCCCCTATATCACTTCTCAAGTATCCATGTAGCCATCTGTATGCTTCCACTAAgtacacaattttattttacacatgaatttgttaatttagcataTTTGGAACCACATTATGATCTTTTCCTTCAAAATGAATGGTTATGTTTCTATTTACAAGAAATTGTCTGAAATGcattaatactgtaaatcaagGTAAGGAGTAAATTGACCAATTTCACTAAAAATGTTCTACTAAGGAATAAAACAGCtaatttctccaaaaacatACAATATTCACAGACATGAATAAGCTGGGAGCCAATAATGGATTGACAGCATATATCGCAGGGTTGTGAAGCTCTACCTGACCTGGCCTTAGGCTTTGTGTGTAGCCCACTCCAATGAGACTTGCATTGTTCACCTTGGCCTGTTGGGGGCAATGACAGCACATTAGACATGAAACTATAGATGGacagaaatacagtactgtatttggGACACATTtatgggcggcacagcgagtagcgctgctgtttcacggcgcctgggtggtgcaagagtaCACCCAGtacgccccccctccccccgccgccAAACACATGCAGGCTGGCCTCAAACTGCTGAATTGCTTCCGAAACCCCACCGCAGCAACAGAGAGAAACCGCCTGAAGGAAGCCTGCCAGTGCCAGCGGTCATCTTCCCAAGCGCCTCGCCGCATAAACAAGTGCCTTAACCACATATCATGGTGTATTATAGTATCTcctcatgtctgcgtgggtttcctccaggtgctccggtttcttcccacagtccaaagacatgctgctcaggttcacccaccatgtgtgagtgacagagagagtgtgtgttccactgatgtatggatgagtgagccagtgtaagtagtgtatctctagcagtgtaagtcaccacggtgaataaggtgtgtgggccaatAACCCTACAcagaggtcattggaagtcactgaaagcatctgttaaataaatacatgaaaaattatatgtattcatgtgacacttttctccaagcaacttacattgttagtctacctacaattattcatccatttatacagctggataattttactggagcaattcaggggcTCAAGGTTTTGGAGtaagattcaaatctgcaacctttgggtccaaaggcagcagcgatagccactatgctaccagctacacCCACTGATACAGTAGAGGTGTGatatggctttttttaaaagcattagATGCTGCATGAGAAACTCAGTACAAACTTATTGCCAGACACACTAAATGTAGCCACAGGACTCAAAAACTAGGTCCTCAAGTTAAAAACACAATTGAgatcagaagtctgttcataactcgatTTCTTTGAACTATTTGCTGCAAGactattatttacagtattccCACTCATCCTGTGCTGGGTTGCTAttctccagagcctatcctggaaatataTGGTGTAAAGCAGCGTACACCGTGAGCAAGATCCAAGCATGTCACAGGAATTTTGTTATATTATCTTaactggaaacactgaaatatagaataatttacaacttctaaaaatagaaaataagaCCAGGAGCACAATCTCCTATTCAACACCAGTTGTCAGACTCGTCACAAAAAACACGTTGGAAAAGTTCATTGTTATTGATGGCCAGACATGGGCTGTACCTGCTGTGGAAGCAAGTCGAATTAAATCCCGTGCCACATTCCTACCgtgtttgggtgcattttgcTGGCAAATAATGCTGAGTGTGGAAAAGCAGGTTGTGATCACTGTGTACACAGATTTTGGAAAACAGACAAGTGAAGATgataaaaacatgtaaagaaactaaaaaaaaaaatgtgtgtttttaaaaatgtgcaaatctGGTATTTGTAAGACAAGGAGCTCGCGTATGAGTTGAGGATCCTGGGTATAATGCAGGAAACCCTTGCTGTATGTGGGCCGGCGGGGCTGTCACTCACAGACAGCGAGGCATCCTTGTCCAGCTGGTACTTGGCAGCCACACCAAACCGTGTGTTGTTACTGCCAGCAGTCCAGGCCAGAGTAATTGCCGTTTCCAGTTGCTCATTCACCCTCTGATAGATGGAGCCACCAAATTCGGTCCCATCATTCCTGCAAATGTGGGCAGAGAGCTGTGACGCAAGTGTGCCGGGCTTTTACCTCGTTGCTGTGTCCCACTTTGCTACTTACACACTGGTGTGAAGCTGGAAGTCATCGGCCCTATAGCCCAGCGCAAAGCTGTTCTGGACCAGCTTGGATTTTCCTACGTTGAAGGCCATCTGGTAGCCCGACAACCAGCCCTCATAGACCAGCACAGTCGCCGCGTGCACGGTAGAGCCAGAAACATCAAAGTCCACATCGCAGCCAACGTTAATGTAGTCGCGCTTGTAGCTGGTTTTCAGCTTGCCGCTCTTCTTGCTATAGGAGAGCAAAAGTTGGCCATTCTTTACGTCTCCACCCAGTCAAAAACAATAAGCGTCAGCATGTGGACCAgagattataaaaaaaaaaaaaaagcctctatTCCAacacacatttatctgatgcttttctccaaagcgacttacgttaaactacttacaattatttacccttaaattcagatgggtaatttttactgtaagcactgctcaaggatactacagctggaggtagaatTTGAACGTATGATCTTTGGATCTAAAAGCagaagttctaaccactactctatgtaaatatatgctcaatatgtataatgtaaatgtatgcttttGGGATAGGGTTTGGGCCTCTGTGACCCCAGCTTAGGTTAAATAACTATGGATGGCGAGTCAGTGaatgatatatatacacactgtacatgactcaacagaaataaaagtaattgaATACTTGAGTGTTTTTGGTCACTAGAAAAACTTACCCTGTGTTTGGCACAAACGAGGTGTCAAAGGATAGCTTCAAACCATGAGTAAGCTACAAgggatggggggaaaaaaaaaaagtataaatgacatttaaagcTGAATGAAGGGCAGTTAAAAGGGACGCACTTCCGGTCAGACTTCAGGCAAGCTCACTGACTTGGTCTTCCAAGGTTATCTCAGTAGCCAGGGTGTTGTCCGTGTTCCATTTCTGACTCAAGTTCAGGCCCAGGTCCGTCAGCTTGTACTTGGTCTCCAGGTTCCCGCCGGCCTTTCCAGTGTCTATGTTACAAGAGCCAGAGGTTTTGAACTCCTGGGTAGGAGACCGATGGAGAGCGAACCAGAGAGAGACAGGCAGAGGACAAGGTCACAGAGGCAGCGGAGCAGGATGCGGCAGGTAGATGAGGCAGGAAGGAGAAGGGGTGTTAGATGGGATGGTgagaaaggagcaaaaaagggaggagcagcagaatggaggagcaaaagaaaaaaaagggcgAGAGAAAAGAAAGCAGTGGTTATTGCACCAATGTGGAGTCGCTGGCACAGCACTGCACCACAGGAGGGCAAAAGACAGCCAAGCAGGACACAGTGACAAAGAGAA encodes the following:
- the LOC108934648 gene encoding voltage-dependent anion-selective channel protein 2-like isoform X4, whose amino-acid sequence is MVVPPSYSDLGKSAKDVFSKGYGFGIVKLDLKTKSESGVEFKTSGSCNIDTGKAGGNLETKYKLTDLGLNLSQKWNTDNTLATEITLEDQLTHGLKLSFDTSFVPNTGKKSGKLKTSYKRDYINVGCDVDFDVSGSTVHAATVLVYEGWLSGYQMAFNVGKSKLVQNSFALGYRADDFQLHTSVNDGTEFGGSIYQRVNEQLETAITLAWTAGSNNTRFGVAAKYQLDKDASLSAKVNNASLIGVGYTQSLRPGVKLTLSALIDGKNFNAGGHKVGMGFEVEA
- the LOC108934648 gene encoding voltage-dependent anion-selective channel protein 3-like isoform X3, which produces MVVPPSYSDLGKSAKDVFSKGYGFGIVKLDLKTKSESGVMEFKTSGSCNIDTGKAGGNLETKYKLTDLGLNLSQKWNTDNTLATEITLEDQLTHGLKLSFDTSFVPNTGKKSGKLKTSYKRDYINVGCDVDFDVSGSTVHAATVLVYEGWLSGYQMAFNVGKSKLVQNSFALGYRADDFQLHTSVNDGTEFGGSIYQRVNEQLETAITLAWTAGSNNTRFGVAAKYQLDKDASLSAKVNNASLIGVGYTQSLRPGVKLTLSALIDGKNFNAGGHKVGMGFEVEA
- the LOC108934648 gene encoding voltage-dependent anion-selective channel protein 2-like isoform X2, which translates into the protein MVVPPSYSDLGKSAKDVFSKGYGFGIVKLDLKTKSESGVEFKTSGSCNIDTGKAGGNLETKYKLTDLGLNLSQKWNTDNTLATEITLEDQLTHGLKLSFDTSFVPNTGKKSGKLKTSYKRDYINVGCDVDFDVSGSTVHAATVLVYEGWLSGYQMAFNVGKSKLVQNSFALGYRADDFQLHTSVNDGTEFGGSIYQRVNEQLETAITLAWTAGSNNTRFGVAAKYQLDKDASLSVSDSPAGPHTARVSCIIPRILNSYASSLSYKYQICTFLKTHIFFFSFFTCFYHLHLSVFQNLCTQ
- the LOC108934648 gene encoding voltage-dependent anion-selective channel protein 2-like isoform X1; the protein is MVVPPSYSDLGKSAKDVFSKGYGFGIVKLDLKTKSESGVMEFKTSGSCNIDTGKAGGNLETKYKLTDLGLNLSQKWNTDNTLATEITLEDQLTHGLKLSFDTSFVPNTGKKSGKLKTSYKRDYINVGCDVDFDVSGSTVHAATVLVYEGWLSGYQMAFNVGKSKLVQNSFALGYRADDFQLHTSVNDGTEFGGSIYQRVNEQLETAITLAWTAGSNNTRFGVAAKYQLDKDASLSVSDSPAGPHTARVSCIIPRILNSYASSLSYKYQICTFLKTHIFFFSFFTCFYHLHLSVFQNLCTQ